Proteins from a single region of Rhea pennata isolate bPtePen1 chromosome 4, bPtePen1.pri, whole genome shotgun sequence:
- the CISD2 gene encoding CDGSH iron-sulfur domain-containing protein 2, with translation MVLESLVRIVKVQLPAYLKRLPLPESVSGFLRLTVSEWLRLLPFLGVLALLGYLAVRPFLPKKNQQKDSLINLKIQKENPKVVNEINIEDLCLTKAYCRCWRSKTFPVCDGSHNKHNELTGDNVGPLILKKKEV, from the exons ATGGTGCTGGAGAGCCTGGTCCGCATCGTCAAGGTGCAGCTGCCCGCGTACCTCAAGCGCCTGCCTCTGCCCGAGAGCGTTAGCGGCTTCCTCCGCCTCACAG TTTCAGAATGGCTGCGGTTATTGCCTTTTCTGGGCGTGCTGGCTTTGCTTGGTTATCTCGCTGTTCGTCCATTCCTCCCCAAGAAGAATCAGCAAAAGGATAGCTTGATTAACCTCAAGATCCAGAAGGAAAATCCAAAAGTAGTGAATGAAATAAACATTGAAGATCTGTGCCTCACTAAAGCTTACTGCAGGTGTTGGCGTTCTAAGACG ttcccTGTCTGTGATGGCTCTCACAACAAGCACAATGAATTAACAGGAGATAATGTAGGTCCACTAATActcaagaagaaagaagtataG